Proteins encoded within one genomic window of Egicoccus sp. AB-alg2:
- a CDS encoding FHA domain-containing protein: protein MTGALLTVLKFGLLLLLYLFLARTLRAVVVDLYGPRRSASAPARPKAPAPAPSPRKSRKIPREIVVHRPDGGTRTHGLGGHGVTLGRSSGVDVVVDDVYVSDEHAQILPDDGGWSVRDLGSTNGTYLNGAKVTRPTPLAAGDQLRLGKTRIEVRR from the coding sequence GTGACAGGAGCGCTGCTCACGGTCCTGAAGTTCGGGCTGCTGCTGCTGCTCTACCTCTTCCTCGCGCGCACCCTCCGGGCGGTGGTGGTCGACCTCTACGGCCCCCGTCGCTCGGCGTCGGCACCGGCCCGCCCCAAGGCACCGGCCCCGGCACCCTCACCGCGCAAGTCCCGGAAGATCCCGCGTGAGATCGTCGTCCATCGGCCGGACGGCGGCACGCGGACCCACGGGCTCGGAGGGCATGGCGTGACGTTGGGTCGCTCGTCGGGCGTCGATGTCGTCGTCGACGACGTCTACGTCTCGGACGAGCATGCCCAGATCCTGCCCGACGACGGCGGCTGGTCGGTCCGCGACCTCGGTTCCACCAACGGCACCTACCTCAACGGCGCCAAGGTGACCCGCCCGACCCCGTTGGCCGCCGGTGACCAGCTCCGCCTCGGCAAGACGCGCATCGAGGTACGTCGATGA
- a CDS encoding Stp1/IreP family PP2C-type Ser/Thr phosphatase, which yields MRRMVATGGTDVGRVREGNEDSFLVAESVFAVADGMGGHLAGEIASATALGPVEALDGKVFADADDADEALRRAIVEANEIVSRMAEEEPAYRGMGTTLTAAMLEGRRLHVAHVGDSRAYLLRDDKFSQLTDDHTLVQHLIDAGQITRREAASHPQRSIITRAIGVARDVEVDSMTIDVEPGDQVLLCSDGLTGVLEDEEIAEELRSGEDPEHVIQRLIQAANARGGPDNITLVLLRCDPDGPDEPPSAKHGGAAAAAGTAARGETTPGERRSRGAPVAISTRDESPSGDWAGRLGNYGSLGRGGPGGHTPADEGRSRGWVGRLAAGLLGLAVLAAVVFVGGRFLLSQQYFVGLDDEQVVIYQGVDFSIGTWNLARVVERTDLTVDDVPAWYRPALEDGIHAPDRGVARRIVAGAPRRDEPAGAEDGIGGTGIEEEPAGAQDTAGDPTTDTATDTDDTADQP from the coding sequence ATGAGGCGCATGGTCGCCACCGGCGGCACCGACGTCGGCCGCGTCCGCGAGGGCAACGAGGACTCCTTCCTCGTCGCGGAGAGCGTCTTCGCCGTCGCCGACGGGATGGGCGGCCACCTCGCCGGCGAGATCGCGTCCGCCACGGCGCTCGGTCCCGTCGAGGCCCTCGACGGCAAGGTGTTCGCCGACGCCGACGACGCCGACGAGGCCCTGCGTCGCGCGATCGTGGAGGCCAACGAGATCGTCTCGCGCATGGCCGAGGAGGAGCCCGCCTATCGCGGCATGGGAACCACGCTGACGGCCGCGATGTTGGAGGGTCGGCGTCTGCACGTCGCCCACGTCGGCGACTCGCGGGCCTACCTGCTGCGCGACGACAAGTTCAGCCAGCTCACCGACGACCACACGCTCGTCCAGCACCTCATCGACGCGGGCCAGATCACGCGCCGGGAGGCCGCCTCCCACCCGCAGCGTTCGATCATCACCCGGGCCATCGGCGTGGCGCGCGACGTCGAGGTCGACTCGATGACGATCGACGTCGAACCGGGCGACCAGGTCCTGTTGTGCTCCGACGGGCTGACCGGGGTGCTCGAGGACGAGGAGATCGCCGAGGAGCTGCGCAGCGGCGAGGACCCCGAGCACGTCATCCAGCGCCTCATCCAGGCCGCCAACGCCCGCGGGGGTCCCGACAACATCACGCTCGTGCTCCTGCGCTGTGACCCCGACGGCCCGGACGAACCTCCGTCTGCCAAACACGGCGGCGCCGCGGCCGCGGCCGGCACGGCCGCTCGCGGCGAGACCACACCGGGGGAGCGTCGCAGCCGCGGCGCTCCCGTCGCGATCAGCACCCGGGACGAGTCACCATCGGGTGACTGGGCCGGCCGCCTGGGCAACTACGGCTCGCTCGGACGCGGTGGCCCGGGCGGTCACACGCCGGCCGACGAGGGCCGCTCGCGTGGCTGGGTCGGCCGGCTCGCGGCCGGTCTGCTGGGGCTGGCGGTGCTGGCTGCCGTCGTCTTCGTCGGCGGACGGTTCCTGCTCAGCCAGCAGTACTTCGTGGGTCTGGACGACGAGCAGGTCGTCATCTATCAGGGCGTCGACTTCTCGATCGGCACCTGGAACCTCGCGCGGGTCGTGGAACGCACCGACCTGACGGTCGACGACGTCCCGGCCTGGTACCGCCCGGCGCTCGAGGACGGCATCCACGCCCCCGACCGGGGCGTCGCCCGCCGCATCGTGGCCGGTGCGCCACGCCGCGACGAGCCCGCCGGCGCGGAGGACGGCATCGGCGGCACCGGCATCGAGGAGGAACCCGCCGGTGCGCAGGACACCGCCGGCGACCCCACCACCGACACGGCGACCGACACCGACGACACGGCCGACCAGCCGTGA